The following nucleotide sequence is from Gammaproteobacteria bacterium.
CCACCAGGTCGTTGATCCACTTGAACTGCTCGTGAATGATGTTGCCGGTGTGCACGTCCACGACGAACAGGTAGAAGGTGGCGCCGGACAATTGCGGTGACTTCATTTCCGTCAGTGCGAAATCGCCGGACGGCCGCTCCCTGTAAAACCCCCTGCTGTTCTTCAGATGGATGGCCGAGTCGAGCCAAACGCCGTCGCTTATCATGGTCGCCGGCCCGCTGATCTGCGACCAATCGCTTGCACCGTCGCGCCGCTGAAGGTGGATTCCACGGTTATTGCTGAAGAACACGCGGTCCCGTACGCGGAACAGGTTGCCGCCCTGGTCGCCGATGTCCGAGTCGCCCCGCCAGGTTCTGCCGCCATCAGCCGTGTGCAGGAGGCCGAGCCGGGTGCTGACGCTTAGCCGCCGAGGCTCCCCCGGATACGCCACGACCTGCTCCAGTTCCTCGCCGAGCGAGCGGTACTGATAGGCGGGCGGCAGGGACGAGCGCTCCATCGGCACGTCCCGCGCCCAGTTTCCGAAGCCGACAACGTGATCCAGGATGATTCCGGTCACGCTCAGGTAAACGATCGGTATGAGCGCCAGCAGGCCGAACACGGTGGCGTGGGTGCGGTACAGCCATCGGTGTGTCTCGCGGCGCACCCTGGGGCCCGGTCCGGACCGCCGCCGCCACCGCCACGGAAGGAACCAGTAGAGAAAGCCGCTGACCGCCAGCACCGCCATCGCCAGTCCGCCCAGGTCGTTGATCAGCGTTGAGGCCGTGCGGCCGAAGATTCCGTAGCCGAAGTGAAGGTCGAAGACGAAATCATAGACACTCACCTGTTCCGGAAGTCCGGTCACCGTGACCTGATCCAGATTCAGCCATTCAATCCGGGAGGGGTCGGCGCGGCTGATGCGGAAAATGCGCTCATGGCCCACCACCCCGACCAGTTCATCCGGTCGGCTGCCGCTGGCAAGGCTGTCGATGCGCGTCCCTTCCAGTGCGAAGCGCTCGATGCCCAGGCCCTGTTCGGTCGTTCGCCACAGCCCGTCGTCGGTGGCCACGACCATTCCTTCGAGGCTGCCGTCGCCCGGGCGAACGAAGCGCAGCACCTGCGGCTTTTCGCCGCCGGGAAAGGCAACGTCGCGCCAGTTTTCGCCGCCGTCTTCGGTCAGCCACAGTCCGCGCTCGGAACCGCCCAGCCAGCGGTCCGGCCGTGCTTCGTCCACCGCAACGTAGCGCATGACCGTGGCGGGCAGCAGGCGCGCGACTCTCGTTGACAGCCAGGATTCGGGTACGGTCAGCTGCCGCTGCCAGCGCCACTCGTCGTGGTCCAGCAGGATTCCGCTCACGCCAAGTACCAGCAGCCAGGCGCCCGCGGCAAGCCCCGCCCACTTGTGCAACGTCAACAGTGCACGGTTGAACGGCGTGCGCCGCTTTGGTCCACTTTTGCGACTCACTGGATCGCCCTACACTTGTCTCCGATTGCCTCCGTCGGGGAAGTTATCGAAACTCCCGGGGTGCGTTTCGAGCGTAAGATACACGGTCTCCTGAGGGTTCTCCTCCGACTTGGGCGTTTCCGGACGGCTGGTAAGCTTTGGGGGATTGAAGACGGGGGTTGAATGAAAGGTAGCCGGCTTACGCTGGTACTGATGGGCGTGCTGACCGCGCTGTTCGTGCTGCGCGTATGTGCACAGCTCGTGCAGGCGTTGTTCCCCGTGGACTGGATTCCGGAGTTCGATGCCTGGCAAAGCGGCGTGCTGCCGTACCCGGTCCTGCTCGCCGGCCAGTTCGGCATTATCGGGTTGATGAGTTTTGTGCTGCACAGGGTGCGCAACGGCACGATACGGGCAAGGCCCTGGAAGTATCGGGTTTGTCTTGTTTTCGGCGGCGCCTACTTTGCCGTCATGGCTTTTCGCTGGTTGGCCGGCCTGACGTTTCTGGCCGATCAGGCCTGGTTCGCGAAGTCGCTGCCGGCCTTCTTTCACCTGGTTCTCGCCTCGTTCGTTCTGTTGCTTGGCCTGCATATCCGCCGGCGGAAACGAAACCCGAAAATCTTCAGCTACTCCCCGCGCGGCTAGGGACCCCCCGGCCTGCCGGCGATCCGGTTTGCTTTTACCCGAGCGGTCTTTCACAATGTCGCCGCCCGGTTTCGGGGCCGCCGGACCGCCAGGAATCCATTGAAAGCGCAATGAACCAGTCAGCGCCGCACGTCGAGTACCTCGCAGTGCACAAGCGCTACGCGGAGTCGGACTGGGTCGTGCGCGATCTCGACCTCGAGTTGAATCGCGGCGAGTTCCTGACGCTCCTGGGCCCGTCGGGTTCCGGCAAGACGACCTGCCTGATGATGCTGGCCGGTTTCGAACCGCCGACCAGCGGCGATATACGCATCAACGGAGTTTCGGTTGCCGGCTTGCCGCCGGACAAGCGGGGCATCGGCGTGGTCTTTCAGAATTACGCGCTGTTCCCGCACATGAGCGTGGGTGCAAACCTGGCCTTTCCCCTGGAAGTGCGCGGCCTGAGCTCCGGGCAGCGCCGCGAGCGCGTCGCGCGGGCGCTGGAGCTCGTGCGCCTGGAGGACTTTGAGGACCGCCGGCCGAACCAGCTGTCCGGCGGACAGCAGCAGCGCGTGGCCATAGCGCGGGCGCTGGTGTTCGAACCGGAACTCGTGCTGATGGACGAACCGCTGGGCGCCCTGGACCGGCGCCTGCGAGAGCAACTGCAATACGAAATCCGGCGCATTCAGCGGCAGCTCGGAGTCACCGTGCTGTACGTGACGCACGATCAGCAGGAGGCCATGGCGATGTCCGACCGCGTGGCCGTTTTCCGGGCCGGCCGGATAGAACAGGTGGCGACACCGGAGGTCCTGTACGAGGAACCGCAGAGGCCCTTCGTGGCCAGCTTTATCGGCGAGAACAACCTGCTGAAGGGGCGGATCGTGTCGGTGGAACGCGGAGTGTGCGAGGTGGAAGTGGCGGAACAGCGTTTGCAGGCCGCCCACATCGCCGACCTGCCTCCGGGCAGCGAAACGCTGGTCGCCATTCGCCCGGAAAGGGTCAACATCGCGCCGCTGTCGATGCAGTATTCGAACGAGTTCAACGCCCTGGTGGAGGACATCAGCTTTCTCGGCGATCATCTGCGCGTCCGGCTGGAGGTTTGCGGCAGTTCGGATTTCATCGCCAAGATCCCCAATATCGTGGGTCATGGCGGCATTCTGCCGGGCGACCGGGTTCGAATCGGCTGGGGTGCGCTGGATTGCCGGGCGCTCGAGGCCGCAACCTATTGAGAGAAGAGACGGGAGCATTACGTGAGTGAGCATTTGCTGAAAATATCCCGGTCGGGGGCTGCAATGGCGGCAGGACGCTGGCTGGCGCTGGTCCTGCTGGCGTCCGCGGGCGCCGTGTCGGCGCAATCGATCACGGTGGTTTCCTGGGGCGGTTCGTATGCGCGGGCCAGCCAGGAGGCCTACCACAAGGCGTTTACCGAGGAAACCGGCATCGAGGTGCTGCTGGAGGACTACAACGGCGGTCTGGCGCAGATCCGGGCGCAGGTGGATGTCGGCGCCGTGCATTGGGACGTCGTGGACATGGAGATGCCGGATGCGCGCCTGGCCTGCGACGAGGGTCTCATCGAACTGATGGATCTTGCGGATCTGCCGGCGGGCGTGAACGGCGAATCGGCCGAAGACGACTATCCGGCCGAATCGGTCTCCGAATGCGGCGCCGCGATGCTGTTCTATTCGACGGTCTTCGCCTATAACCGGAATTTTCTGCAAGGCACTGCGCCGGAAACCATTGCGGACTTCTTCGATCTGGAAAAGTTTCCCGGCCGCCGTGGCATGCGCCGCTCGCCGCTGGTGAACCTCGAATTCGCGCTGGCGGCCGACGGCGTGGCGCTGGACGAGGTGTACCGGGTTCTGGATACACCCGAAGGCCTGAACCGCGCTTTCCGCAAGCTCGATACGATCAAGGACCAGGTGGTGTGGTGGGAAGCCGGCGCTCAGCCCCCGCAGTTGCTTGCCGACGGCGAAGTGATCATGAGCACCGCCTACAACGGCCGGATCTTCAATGCCCAGGTGCTGGAAGACCAGCCGTTCGTGATTGTCTGGGACGCCCAGGCGCTCGACAGCGGGCTGCTGGCAATCGTCGCCGGCACGCCGCGCTATGAAGCGGCCAGGCAATTCGTGCTATTCGCCAACCGTCCGCGCTCGATCAGCAACATCAGCCAGTACATCTCCTATGGTCCGGTGCGCGTTTCCGCCCGCGCGCTGGTGGACAGGCATCTCGAGACCGGCGTCGTGATGGAGCCGCACATGCCCACCTCGCCGGAGAACCTGAAGCGGTCCCTGCAGCTGGACTGGCGCTGGTGGAGCGAGAACCGCGACGAGATGTACGAACGATTCAGCGCCTGGCTGGCCCGCTGACGCAGAGCTCATAAAGCCTTGAAACGGTTCCTGCCCGGCATGCACGCGGCGCCGCGGCTGCGCGCCCTGGCGCTGGTCCTGCCGCTTCTGGCCTTCGTAACGCTCAGTTTCGTCGTTCCGCTGGCGACGCTGCTGGGCAAGAGCGCGTATCAGCCGGAAGTCTCGCAGGTTTTTCCGGAAACGATGAACGTGCTCGCCGAATGGGACGGCGAAGGGCTGCCCCCCGAGGCCGCTTTCGCCGCCATTGCCGGAGAGCTGACCAAGGCGCTGGACGAGCGCACGCTGCCGCGAGTGAGCGGCGCCATCAATCGTGTCCAAAGCGGCATGCGCGGAGTGCTCAATCGGACCGCGCGGCGGTTGGCAAGGACCGACTTCGCCGGCACCTGGCGGGAGACTCTGGCGGGAATCAGCGGCGACTGGCTTCAGCCGCGTACCTGGCTCGCAATCCGGGAGGCCGGCGCGCGTTTTACCCTGCGGCATTACCTGCAGGCCCTCGATCTCGAACTCAAGGAGGACGGCAGCATCGGCCTTCGCCCGGACGACAGCCGGGTCTACACACCGCTGATGTGGCGAACCCTGCTGGTAAGCCTGGGCGTGACGCTGCTTTGCCTGCTCATCGGCTACCCCATCGCCTACATGGTCGCCAATTCACCGCCCAGGCGAAGCCGTTTGCTGTTGCTGCTGGTGCTGGTCCCGTTCTGGACTTCGTTGCTGGTGCGCACCACGGCCTGGATCGTGCTGTTGCAGCGCCAGGGCGTAATCAACGGTCTGCTGGTTGGTCTCGGCATCCTGCCCGACGACGCCCGGCTACAGATGATCTACAACATGACCGGCACCTTCGTGGCAATGACCCACGTGCTGCTGCCGTTCATGGTCCTGCCGCTGTACTCGGTGATGCGGTCGATTCCCTCGTCGCACATGCCGGCCGCCGTTTCGCTGGGCGCTTCGCCGCTGGAGGCGTTCCGGCGGGTCTACCTGCCGCAGACCCTGCCCGGGATCGGCGCCGGTTCGCTTCTGGTGTTCATTCTTGCAATCGGCTACTACATCACGCCGGCGCTGGTGGGCGGGCGCACCGGGGAGCTGATTTCCAGCCAGATCGCCTATCACGTGCAGACGTCCCTGAACTGGGGACTGGCGGCGGCTCTGAGCAGCATCCTGCTGGTGGCCGTGACCGTCCTGTATCTGATCTACAGCCGCGTGGTCGGCATCGAACGGATGAGGCTGGGCTGAGATGAAGACAATTCCGGGAAGGCGGTTGGGACGTTACGGCTTGAATGCGTTTTGCATTGCGGGCTTCGTTTTCCTGGTGGCGCCGATCCTGGTGATCGTGCCGCTGAGTTTCAACGCCGAGCCCTACTTCACTTTCACCGAGGGCATGCTGCGCCTGGACCCGGAAGCCTGGTCCCTGCGCTGGTACAACGCGATCGTGGACGACGAGGCATGGAGCCGGGCGCTCGTCAACAGCCTGCTGATCGGCAGCGCGTCCACGATACTGGCGACCACCCTGGGTACGCTCGCCGCGCTCGGCCTGGCCAGTCCGTCCATGCCGGGGCGCAGCCTGGTCACGGCGGTGCTGATATCGCCCATGATCACGCCGATCATCATCGTGGCGGTCGGCGTGTTCTTCTTCTACTCGGGTCTCGGCCTGGGTCAGACGCATGCGGGACTGATCCTTGCCCATGCGGCGCTGGGCGCGCCGTTCGTGGTGATCACCGTGACCGCCACGCTGGCCGGGTTCGATCGCACCGTGCTGCGGGCGGCCGCCAGTCTCGGCGCCGGGCCCATGCGGCGCTTCTTCCGTATCCAGTTGCCGCTCATCTCCCCGGGGGTCTTCTCCGGTGGCCTGTTCGCATTCGCCGCCTCGTTCGACGAAGTCGTCGTCGTGCTGTTTCTCGGGGGACTGGAGCAGCGCACGATACCGCGCCAGATGTGGGCCGGCATACGCGAACAGATCAGTCCCGCGATTCTGGCCCTGGCCGTGTTCCTGATCGCCTTCGCCGTCGTTGTCCTGCTGACCGTGGAATGGCTGCGGAATCGTTCCGCTGCCGCGCAAAGATCGGTACATTAGTCCTCTGTGACCGAAAGCAACCTGAGTACGCGGGGTCGGCTCGTCGCCGCCTCGGCCTATCCGGTCGTCATGGCGCTGGCCTGCGCTTCGTTCGCGGGGTTTTCCCTGCTGGGCCTGACCGCTGCGCTGAGCGCATACGCGGCCGTGCTGCTTGGAGCGGTCCTGA
It contains:
- a CDS encoding PepSY domain-containing protein, producing MSRKSGPKRRTPFNRALLTLHKWAGLAAGAWLLVLGVSGILLDHDEWRWQRQLTVPESWLSTRVARLLPATVMRYVAVDEARPDRWLGGSERGLWLTEDGGENWRDVAFPGGEKPQVLRFVRPGDGSLEGMVVATDDGLWRTTEQGLGIERFALEGTRIDSLASGSRPDELVGVVGHERIFRISRADPSRIEWLNLDQVTVTGLPEQVSVYDFVFDLHFGYGIFGRTASTLINDLGGLAMAVLAVSGFLYWFLPWRWRRRSGPGPRVRRETHRWLYRTHATVFGLLALIPIVYLSVTGIILDHVVGFGNWARDVPMERSSLPPAYQYRSLGEELEQVVAYPGEPRRLSVSTRLGLLHTADGGRTWRGDSDIGDQGGNLFRVRDRVFFSNNRGIHLQRRDGASDWSQISGPATMISDGVWLDSAIHLKNSRGFYRERPSGDFALTEMKSPQLSGATFYLFVVDVHTGNIIHEQFKWINDLVGGLAILLVLTGPVLWWRWKNR
- a CDS encoding ABC transporter permease; translation: MHAAPRLRALALVLPLLAFVTLSFVVPLATLLGKSAYQPEVSQVFPETMNVLAEWDGEGLPPEAAFAAIAGELTKALDERTLPRVSGAINRVQSGMRGVLNRTARRLARTDFAGTWRETLAGISGDWLQPRTWLAIREAGARFTLRHYLQALDLELKEDGSIGLRPDDSRVYTPLMWRTLLVSLGVTLLCLLIGYPIAYMVANSPPRRSRLLLLLVLVPFWTSLLVRTTAWIVLLQRQGVINGLLVGLGILPDDARLQMIYNMTGTFVAMTHVLLPFMVLPLYSVMRSIPSSHMPAAVSLGASPLEAFRRVYLPQTLPGIGAGSLLVFILAIGYYITPALVGGRTGELISSQIAYHVQTSLNWGLAAALSSILLVAVTVLYLIYSRVVGIERMRLG
- a CDS encoding ABC transporter permease, which translates into the protein MKTIPGRRLGRYGLNAFCIAGFVFLVAPILVIVPLSFNAEPYFTFTEGMLRLDPEAWSLRWYNAIVDDEAWSRALVNSLLIGSASTILATTLGTLAALGLASPSMPGRSLVTAVLISPMITPIIIVAVGVFFFYSGLGLGQTHAGLILAHAALGAPFVVITVTATLAGFDRTVLRAAASLGAGPMRRFFRIQLPLISPGVFSGGLFAFAASFDEVVVVLFLGGLEQRTIPRQMWAGIREQISPAILALAVFLIAFAVVVLLTVEWLRNRSAAAQRSVH
- a CDS encoding ABC transporter substrate-binding protein translates to MAAGRWLALVLLASAGAVSAQSITVVSWGGSYARASQEAYHKAFTEETGIEVLLEDYNGGLAQIRAQVDVGAVHWDVVDMEMPDARLACDEGLIELMDLADLPAGVNGESAEDDYPAESVSECGAAMLFYSTVFAYNRNFLQGTAPETIADFFDLEKFPGRRGMRRSPLVNLEFALAADGVALDEVYRVLDTPEGLNRAFRKLDTIKDQVVWWEAGAQPPQLLADGEVIMSTAYNGRIFNAQVLEDQPFVIVWDAQALDSGLLAIVAGTPRYEAARQFVLFANRPRSISNISQYISYGPVRVSARALVDRHLETGVVMEPHMPTSPENLKRSLQLDWRWWSENRDEMYERFSAWLAR
- a CDS encoding ABC transporter ATP-binding protein, yielding MNQSAPHVEYLAVHKRYAESDWVVRDLDLELNRGEFLTLLGPSGSGKTTCLMMLAGFEPPTSGDIRINGVSVAGLPPDKRGIGVVFQNYALFPHMSVGANLAFPLEVRGLSSGQRRERVARALELVRLEDFEDRRPNQLSGGQQQRVAIARALVFEPELVLMDEPLGALDRRLREQLQYEIRRIQRQLGVTVLYVTHDQQEAMAMSDRVAVFRAGRIEQVATPEVLYEEPQRPFVASFIGENNLLKGRIVSVERGVCEVEVAEQRLQAAHIADLPPGSETLVAIRPERVNIAPLSMQYSNEFNALVEDISFLGDHLRVRLEVCGSSDFIAKIPNIVGHGGILPGDRVRIGWGALDCRALEAATY